DNA sequence from the Bradyrhizobium sp. CIAT3101 genome:
CCCAGGAACGTACGGTTACGTCCTGAAATCCTGAATCATAGGGGCCGCCCGTGCGCGCAAGATGTCTCGCCATTCTCCTCATGCTGCTCGCGCCCGCCGCCCGCGCCGAGGAACAGTTCCCGTCCAGCTTCCGGACCAAAACCATCCCGGCCAACGGCACGCAGATCCATGTGCGGGTCGGCGGCAAGGGACCCGCGGTGATCCTGATCCACGGTTTTGGCGATACCGGCGACATGTGGGCCAGGCTCGGCGCGGACCTCGCGCGCGATCACACCGTGGTCGTGCCGGACCTGCGCGGCATGGGCCTCTCGAACAAGCCGGACGGCGGCTACGATAAATGGAATCAGGCGGCCGACATGCGCGCCGTCCTGCAGGCGCTCAACATCGACAAGGCTGTCGTCGTCGGACACGACATCGGCACCATGGTGGCCTATGCCTATGCGGCGCGCTATCGCGACCTCACCGAAAAGCTGGTCGTGATGGATGCCCCCGTGCCGGGCGTGCCGCCCTGGGACGAGGTCGTCCGCAGCCCGCAACTCTGGCACTTCGATTTCGGCGGCCCCGACATGGAGCGGCTGGTCAAGGGCCGCGAACGCATCTACCTCGACCGCTTCTGGAATGAATTTGCGGGCACGCCCTCCAAGGTCGACGAGGCGACGCGCCGTCACTACGCGGAGCTCTATGCACGGCCGGGCGCGATGCATTCCGCCTTCGCGCAGTTCAGGGCGATCCGCACCGACGCCGAGGACAACAAGAAGGCAATCGCGACCAAGCTGACCATCCCCGTACTCGCCGTCGGCGGCGAAAAGTCGTTCGGCAAGATGGAAGCGGTCGTGATGCGGAACGCGGCGACCGATGTCACCGAGGTCGTCATTCCCGGCGCCGGGCACTGGCTGATGGAGGAAGATCCGGCGGCGACCATCAAGGCGGTGCGCGCGTTTCTCGACGGCAAGAAATAGGACGACGAGCCGAGCTGAGATGTCTCAGTTCGGCGTTTTCCCTCATCGGACGCCCCGAGCCGCGCGTGGCTTCCGGTTGTAATCCCAAACCGACTTCACGCGGAATGCCGCTATAGGCAGCCGACTCGAGTAGACGAGCAATCAGCGGTCGCGATAATTTCAGAGTCGCGCGTTTCCTAATTCGCGATTTCAAGACTAGCCGCAACGTCCTCACCTGTACGAGCGAGCCGACGCATTCGCGTATCCTTCATCGCTGAGGAAAGATCGCGGATCAGTTCCCTGAGCTCTGGTGCGAGGTGGGCCGCATTTGCGACCTTGATGACGTAAGGAGGCTTGATCGCGTTCATGCCGCCCCCGAAAATTGAATCCAAGAAGGCGCCCACAATATCACCATGCCATTCCGGCGCCCCTATTGCTGCCTTGAGGGCTGATCGAAAATCGCAAGCGGTTTTCCAATTGCTGGCATCGAGTTCTATTGTCAAAATGGTCATTTTGGTGCGGCCTGAGGTACCCTCGTTTCGAATGGCGGTCCCAGATGATCGCAAAATTCCACCACGCCGGATGCAATAACTTCGTCCGTTTGCTCTGAATGATCCCAGAGTCGGACTGATTCGTCGCAATGGCGAAGGATGAAGTTGCCGTCGAGGTCGGCGCCAATAATCGAGACATCCTTACCATGCCACCATGATGCTCTCAGAGGACGCCAATCATCACCGCGGATCAGGAAGGCAACTTTAAGCTCTCTGTCGGGATTAATCGCAAAGGTCTTCCGCTGACCATCGGATCGAACTCGTTCGATGGCCTCGTGATCTCGTGTCATGATGGCTAAGTCTCAGATGCAACACCACAAGTTGGTGGCCATTTACATATCATCCATGCCGCCTTCCGGTCCAAAAGCCAAGTCGCCGCACGCCCCACTTCCTGGCTCCTGTTCGCGGCCCGTCAGACATCGGCAGGCCCCCATAAGGACGCGTTCACCCCAGCCTCACCGTGTCCCCGCGCCTCCCCCTCCTCCCGCCCAAACCGCTCGACCAGAAAATCGATGAACAGCCGCACCTTCACCGACAAATGCCGCGTCGGCGGATAGACCGCATAAAGCGAAAGCGGCGGCGCGGAATAATCGTCCAGCACGGTCCGCAGGTCACCCTTCCGCAACGCATCGGCCGCGATGAACTCGGGCAGCAGCGCGAGGCCCCTGCCCTTGATCGCGGCGTCGCGTAGCACCTCGGCATTGTTGACGCAGAGCGACCAGGCCGGCTGGATCCAGTGATCGCCATCTTTGCCGGTGAGCTTCCACTGATTGCCGGTCAGCAGGAAGCCGTAGGTGAGCGATGCGTGCTCGCGCAGATCCTGCGGATGCCTTGGCGTGCCGTGGCGCGCGAGATAATCCGGCGAGGCGCAGATCATGCGCGCCACCGGCATGATTTTTCGCGCGATCAGGCTCGAGGATTCCAGCTCCGCGATGCGCAGCGTCACGTCAAAGCCATCCTGGACGGGATCGAGCAGGTCGTCGCTGAGCACGATCTGGAGCTGAAGCTCCGGGTACGCTTCCATGAACTCAGCGAGAACGGGCCCCAGCCGCATCGTGCCGAACGACATCGGCGCGTTGACACGCAACAGCCCGCGCGGCGCCGACTGCGCCTGCGACACCGCCTGGTCGGCGGCCTCGATCTCCGAGAGGATGACGACGGCCCGCTCGAAATAGCGCTGGCCGTTCTCGGTCGGGCTGGCGTGGCGGGTGGTCCGGTTCAAAAGCTGGACACCGAGGCTCTCCTCAAGGTCGGCGATGTATTTGCTGATCGCCGAGCGCGACAGCCGCAACTGCCGGCCGGCCTCGGCAAAGCTGCCGCTTTCGACCACTTTGACGAAGGCCCGGAGGCTGGCGACCTTATCCATGGGCCCGCCCCGTGGATTGTTTCCAAATCGTAGACATAGACGTCATATTTGCATGGATTGTCTCCAATCCAAAGCGGAACGATATTTCCTCCCAGAGCAAGACCCGCTCCCCGATTTTCAGGAGGACGACCATGTCTGGACTGCACCATGTCACCGCGATTGCCGGCGACCCCATCCGCAATTTCGGCTTTTACACCAGGGATCTCGGCCTGCGCTTCGTCAAGAAGACGGTCAATTTCGACGATCCCGGCACCTATCACTTCTACTACGGCGACGAGACCGGCCGCCCCGGCACCATCCTGACCTTCTTCCCGTGGGCCGGCGTGTCGCCGGGCCGCCGCGGCGTCGGCGAGACCCATCAGACCGCCTTCCGCGTGCCGCAGCGCTCGCTCGGCTACTGGACGCAGCGCTTCATCGAGAAGGGCATCGCTTACGAGGCGCTGGAAAAGCGCTTTGGCGAATCCGTGCTGCCGTTCACCGATCCTGACGGCATGGCGCTCGCGCTCGTCGGCGTCCCCGGCGCCGAGAACGAGCCCGGCTGGAGCAATGGCGACGTGCCGGCCGAGCACGCGATCCGCGGCTTCCACGGCGTAACCTTGCTGCTCGACAGCGCGACGAAGACGGCCGCCGTCCTCACCGACGTGTTCGGCTTCAAGGAGACCGGGCGCGAAGGCTCGGTGATCCGCTTCAAGGCGCCGGGCGACGTCGAAGGCAGCGTCGTCGACATCTACGAAGCGAAGGGCTTTTTGCGCGGACACCAGGGCGGAGGTTCGGTGCACCACATCGCGTTCCGCGCGGCCGATGATGCCGAGCAGGGCAAGATGGCGCAAAAGCTCGTCAGCAATCACGGCCTGCACCCGACCGAGCAGAGGGACCGCAACTACTTCCGCTCGATCTATTTCCGCGAACCCGGCGGCGTGCTGTTCGAGATCGCGACCGATATCCCCGGCTTCGCCGTGGACGAACCCGTCGCGACGCTCGGACGCGACCTGAAGCTGCCGAGCTTCCTCGAACAGCATCGCAAGCAGATCGAGGGCGTCCTGCCGAATTTGGAAGAGACCGCGTCATGACCGACTTCATCCATCGCTTCGAGCCCGCGACCAGCGCGGGCTCCCCACCCCTGTTGCTGCTGCACGGCACCGGCGGCGACGAGAACGATCTGCTCGGCCTCGGCGGGATGATCTCGCCCGGCTCCGCCTTGCTCTCGCCGCGCGGCCGCGTGCTCGAGCACGGCATGCCGCGCTTCTTCCGTCGCCTTGCCGAAGGCGTGTTCGACGAGGAGGACGTGCGCCGGCGTGCGCTCGAGCTCGGCGAGCTCGTCGCCGACGCACGGACGCAATACGGCATCGCCGCACCCATTGCGGTCGGCTTCTCCAATGGCGCCAACATCGCAGCCGCGTTGTTGCTGCTGAAGCCGGAGGTGCTCGCAGGCGCGATCCTGCTGCGCGCGATGGTGCCGCTGTCTGATCCGCCCAAGGCTGAGCTTGGCGGCAAGCCCGTTCTGTTGCTGTCCGGGCAAGCCGACCCGATCGTGCCGGCGAGTAACTCGGCCAAGCTTGCGGCGCTGTTGTCGGAAGCGGGCGCGCGTGTCGACCACAAGGTCCTGCCGGCCGGCCATCAATTGTCGCAAACCGACGTGACGCTCGCCCGCAACTGGATCGGCAGCGTCGAGGCAAAGGCGGCATGAACCAATGAGCGGCGCATCGTCTTCGGACGGTGCGCCGTCTTCAGTTAAACTAACCCTGTTCGCTTGAAGCGGAACGCATTTGGTTAGATCGGTGCGCACCGAGAGCTCAGATCACCTCTCCCACAGGGAGAGGTCGGAGCGCATCGAAGATGCGATCCGGGTGAGGGGTTCTGGTTTCACTGGGTGCCGCGGCCCCTCACCCGGATTGCGCTGGACGATGCTTCGCATCGCCGGGCGCAATCCGACCTCTCCCCGTCGGGGAGAGGTGACGGTGGACGCCGATCGAACCCGACTCCGTCGCGCCTACGCCGCAACGTTCGACAGGAAGCGATCCACCGACGAACGCAACTGCGTGGCCTGGCTGGACAGGTCGTGAGCCGTGGCAAGAACGACGTCGGCGGTGCGATTGGCGTTGTCGGTCGCCTCGGCCGTTCCGGCGATGCTGCGCGCGACCAGGGCGGTGCCCGACGCCGCCTGCCCGATATTCCTGGAGATCTCGCCGGCCGCCGCGTTTTGCTGGCTGACCGCAGCCGCGATCCTGCCGGTGAAGCCGTCGATATCGCCGATGATCAACGCGATGGCACCGACATTGTCGACGGCCTCTCGCGTCGCCGACTGCACCTCGGTGATCTGGCTCGAAATCTCCTCCGTCGCCTTTGCCGTCTGCGTCGCCAGCGCCTTCACTTCCGACGCGACGACCGCGAAGCCCCTGCCCGCTTCGCCGGCCCGTGCCGCTTCGATCGTGGCGTTGAGCGCGAGCAGATTGGTTTGCCCTGCGATGGTCCTGATGAAGCCGACCACCTCGTCGATCTGCTGGGCGGCACTGGCGAGCCTGCCGATGGTCTGGTTGGCGGCTTCCGCCATGCCGGATGCACGCTGCACGATGGTGGTCGCATCCGCCAGTTGGGACGTGATGGCCTGGACGGATTGGCCGAGCTGACTTGCAGCCGACGCCACCGTCTGGACGTTCGCGGAGGTCTCCTTCGCCGTCGAAGCCGCCTCGTTCGACTGCGTGCCCGCATTCCTTGCGGCGGAGGCGAGCCCCTGTGCGGTGTCCGTCAACTCGCCGGTCATGCGAGCGGTGTTGCTCATGACCTCGCTGAAAGCGGAACGGAAGGCATCGATCTCGGCCTCCAGACGCTGCCGATGACCGGACTGCTCCGCACTGCTCTGGTCCTTGGCAGCGATCAATGCCAGATCGTCATCGGCACGGGTCTTCAGGCTCGCCTGCATGACAGCGAGCGACTTCAGCAGGCGCCCGAGCTCATCGCGACGACGCACCGCGATATCATCGGTGAAATTGCCGGCGGCGACGCGTTCGGCGACCCGAACCGCCGCAGAGATCGGCCGGCTCATCGAGTACGAGAATGCGAGCGCGATCATCAGCCCGATCGCGACGGTTCCGACGGCGACCGACAGCATCGTCGTGCGGGCCGCCTCCACGTCTTTCTCCGCCGCCATCCGATATTCATAACCGTACGCGGCCACCAGCTCGACCAGGTCGTCGATCGAGGCCATCAGCCGATCGCCTTGCTCCGCCAGCAGGAAGCTGGTCGGAATCTCCGTCGCGCCACCGGGCGACGGCTTCAGGATTTTGAGCGCGGCGGTCGACCAGTCCCTGAGCTGGCTTTCGGTCTTCTCGCGGGCAGCAGAAACGTTGGGCGTCGCGGCGCGTTCACGCACGACGTTCAGGTCCTCGGCACTCTCGCGGATCAGCGACTCGAACTTTGCGACTGTTTCGCGGGAGCTGCCCGCAACCAAGCCTCGCTGAAGCATCAGGCGCGCCTCGTGCAACGCCGCGTGAGCGGAACGCGCGTGGTTGATCCCCATCAATGGGCCGTCATAGAGACGGACCACCATGTCGCCGGAATTGCCGATGGCGCGAATGCCATAGAACGCGATGCCGCAGGCCAGGAGAAGCACGACACTGAAGGCACCGAAAATCTTGTAGCGTATCGACATCGTCAATCTCCGGCGCTTCGGTTAGAGCGTTTTCGAGCGAAGTGGGTACCGGTTCGCGTGAAGAAAACGCGTCAAACAAAAATTCTAGTCCGTCACCTTGACCATCATCTTCATGCGCGGATGAATGGCGCAGATCACCTGCACATCGCCCGCCTCCTTGAAGGTGACATCCGTCGAAGTGCCGGGCGCCTGCGATCCCAGATTGAACTCGTTGCCCTTGGTGGCGGACATGATGTTGTGCGGAACGGTGTCGTCGTTGAGGAAGGTGACGGCGTCACCTTTCTTGACCGAGACGCTCTCGGTGGAGAAAACCCGCCCCTGCTGGTGGATCACCTCGGTGGCGGCATAGGCGCCGACCGAGAAGCCGGCGGCGATCACGCAAGTAAACAGAGCGATTGTGCGCATGGAAGTATCCTTCGAGTTCAGCGTGGGAGGACCGGCACGGCCGTGGGTTCGAGATTGCTGGTCAGCGTCTTGAGGAATGCGACGAGGTCGGCCTTGTCCTGCGCTGTCAGCTCGAGCGGACGCATGAGATCGGATCGGCTCGGACGGTCCACGCCGCCATGATCATAATGATCGATGACGGCTTCGAGCGTGGCGAGCGAACCGTCATGCATGAAGGGACTGCGACGGTCGATCTCGCGCAGGCCCGGCGTCTTGAACGCGTGCTGCATCTTGATGACATCGCGCAGATATTCGCCGCGGCCGATATCGCTGCTCGGCAGCCCGATATCCTGAAAACCCTCATTGGTGAAGTTCCAGCCCTCGTGGCACGCGGCGCATTGCGCCTTGCCGTTGAACACGGCGAACCCGCGCTTGGCCGCTTCGGAGATGGCCTTTTCGTTGCCTTCGATCCAGGAGTCGAACGGCGCGCGCTCCGAGACCACGGTGCGCTCATAGGTGGCGATCGCTTGCGCCAGCGTCTTCGCTTTCAAGCCCTGCCCGGGAAAGCTCTCCTCGAACATCGGCTTGTATTCGGGAATGCTCGCCAGCCGCGCCATCAGATCGTCGAGCTTCATGTTCATCTCGCCGGGCGACTGGATCGGACCGAGCGCCTGCTCTTCGAGCGTCGGAAGCCGTCCGTCCCACATGAAGATTGCGCTCCAGGCGGCGTTGACGATTGTCGGCGAATGGCGGCCGAGCTTGGCCATGCCGTGACCGACGCCGACCGCGAGCCCGTCGCCCCAACCGAAACCGGGACTATGGCAGCTTGCGCATGACTGCGCGGAGCTCACCGACAGGCGCGTATCGAAATAGAGCTTCTTGCCGAGAGCGGCCTTCTCGGGCGTATACGGATTGTCCTTCGGAAACGGGATCGAGGCGGGCCTGCGGTACTGCGACTTCAGCGCGTCGATGCCGCTCGGCGCCTTCTGTGTGATCTCGACCTTGCGGCTTTCACCGACCACGGCGGCGCCATAACCGATCGTGCTGAAACCGAGAGCGCCGAGCACGGCCGATGCGATCGTTCCGGCAACAATGCACGCGCGAAAGGAGCCCGGCGCCGGCATGCAAATTCCCCCCAGAAGGGTGTCATTTGCGACACCGAAAAATCCGCAACGAAACGAATCCGTTCAGAAACATGACGAACGTATCGGCAAATCATTAAATAAGAATGGTGCGGCCTTGTCGATTTTCGGCAATTCCGCAAGCAGAAAGTGCAGGAAGAATCGGCAACAACCGGGACGTGGCGCGGTATCGATGACAGGACGAACGACCGGGCTGCCGTGTCGCGTTCACTCGAACCAGCCGCGCCGCTTGAACCAGATCAAGGGCAGCACGCCGCTCGCGATGATGGCCAACAGCGACAACGGATAACCGAACGTCCAGCTCAGCTCCGGCATGTTCTTGAAGTTCATGCCCCAGACACCGACCAGGATCGTGGGCGGCACGCCGACCACGGAGACGATCGTCAGGATCTTGAACAGCTCGTTCTGCTGGATGTTGATGAAGCCCAGCACCGCATCGAGCAGCAGCCGGATCTTGTCCGACAATCGCGTCTCGTAGTCGCAGGCGGGTGAACACGCACATGCCGTTTTCGAGGCTGTCGTCGGACGGCCACCTGTGCAGTTTCAGCAATGGCCGAACTCCGTCTGCCCTCGCGCTGGATCGCACGGCCTACGGCCATCCTGCGCCGGGCTAACGCATGAGGGTTCCAAACGTTCAACGTCGGGGGATCGATGGACGGGGCGCCCTCACATGACAACGCGCGGTCTTCTTCGACGATGCCATCATGCCCCTGTTTTGCCCGACGGGTCAAATCCACCGCGGATTCGCGCAAGCCATCGAGCAGGTCGCACAAGCCATTGAAGGCACTGGCCCGGGCTACTGTGCATGGGGTTGTTTCGCAGATCTTGTTCGATGCAGCCAAAAAAAATGACCTCTCCCGGATGGGGAGAGGTCAAAATCGAGTTGTCGGATTTGACTTCGGTGACCAGGTCTACTCCCAGGACCAGGCCGAGAAATCGTTCTCGAACTGCGGGACTTCCTTCCAGACGCCCTTCAGCTTCTTGTTGATGACCGTCGGCCATTGCGGTTGGAACAGGAAGCCGGCCACCGCGTCGGTCGCCAGCATCTTCTGGGCATCGCCGAGCAGCTTTGCGCGGCCGGCCTCATCGGGCGTCGACACGACCTGCTTGTAGAGCGCGTTGAAGGCGTCGCTGTTGTAGCCGAGATAGAAGTCGGGCTCGGTCAGCTTGACGAGATCGAACGGCTCGACATGGGAGACGATGGTGAGGTCGTAATTATGCGGCCCGTTCGGAGCAAAAGCCTGCGACAGCCACTGCGCCCACTCGACGTTCTCGATCTTGGCGTTGATGCCGACCTTGGCGAGCTGGGCTGCGAGGATCTCGCCGCCCTGCCGCGCGTAAGGCGGCGGCGGCAGCTTCAGGCTGAGTTCGAGCGGCGCGGTGACGCCGGCTTCAGCCAGCAGCTTCTTCGCCTTCTCGGGGTCGTAAGGGTTGACGGCGGTGGTGTCGACATAGCCGAGCGAGCCCGGCGTGTAGAAGCTGCCGATCGGCGTGCCGAAACCTTCGACCGCGCCGTCGATCATCGCCTTGCGGTCGATAGCGGCGAGGATCGCGCGGCGCACCCGCACGTCGTCGAGCGGCTTCTTCTTCTCGTTGATGGCGACGATGGTCTTGGCCTTGGAGCCGCCGACCAGCACGGTAAAGCGCGGATCGCTCTTGAACTGCGCGACGCCGCGGGTGGTGA
Encoded proteins:
- a CDS encoding alpha/beta hydrolase, with the protein product MLLAPAARAEEQFPSSFRTKTIPANGTQIHVRVGGKGPAVILIHGFGDTGDMWARLGADLARDHTVVVPDLRGMGLSNKPDGGYDKWNQAADMRAVLQALNIDKAVVVGHDIGTMVAYAYAARYRDLTEKLVVMDAPVPGVPPWDEVVRSPQLWHFDFGGPDMERLVKGRERIYLDRFWNEFAGTPSKVDEATRRHYAELYARPGAMHSAFAQFRAIRTDAEDNKKAIATKLTIPVLAVGGEKSFGKMEAVVMRNAATDVTEVVIPGAGHWLMEEDPAATIKAVRAFLDGKK
- a CDS encoding LysR family transcriptional regulator, whose protein sequence is MDKVASLRAFVKVVESGSFAEAGRQLRLSRSAISKYIADLEESLGVQLLNRTTRHASPTENGQRYFERAVVILSEIEAADQAVSQAQSAPRGLLRVNAPMSFGTMRLGPVLAEFMEAYPELQLQIVLSDDLLDPVQDGFDVTLRIAELESSSLIARKIMPVARMICASPDYLARHGTPRHPQDLREHASLTYGFLLTGNQWKLTGKDGDHWIQPAWSLCVNNAEVLRDAAIKGRGLALLPEFIAADALRKGDLRTVLDDYSAPPLSLYAVYPPTRHLSVKVRLFIDFLVERFGREEGEARGHGEAGVNASLWGPADV
- a CDS encoding ring-cleaving dioxygenase, whose translation is MSGLHHVTAIAGDPIRNFGFYTRDLGLRFVKKTVNFDDPGTYHFYYGDETGRPGTILTFFPWAGVSPGRRGVGETHQTAFRVPQRSLGYWTQRFIEKGIAYEALEKRFGESVLPFTDPDGMALALVGVPGAENEPGWSNGDVPAEHAIRGFHGVTLLLDSATKTAAVLTDVFGFKETGREGSVIRFKAPGDVEGSVVDIYEAKGFLRGHQGGGSVHHIAFRAADDAEQGKMAQKLVSNHGLHPTEQRDRNYFRSIYFREPGGVLFEIATDIPGFAVDEPVATLGRDLKLPSFLEQHRKQIEGVLPNLEETAS
- a CDS encoding alpha/beta hydrolase, with the translated sequence MTDFIHRFEPATSAGSPPLLLLHGTGGDENDLLGLGGMISPGSALLSPRGRVLEHGMPRFFRRLAEGVFDEEDVRRRALELGELVADARTQYGIAAPIAVGFSNGANIAAALLLLKPEVLAGAILLRAMVPLSDPPKAELGGKPVLLLSGQADPIVPASNSAKLAALLSEAGARVDHKVLPAGHQLSQTDVTLARNWIGSVEAKAA
- a CDS encoding methyl-accepting chemotaxis protein yields the protein MSIRYKIFGAFSVVLLLACGIAFYGIRAIGNSGDMVVRLYDGPLMGINHARSAHAALHEARLMLQRGLVAGSSRETVAKFESLIRESAEDLNVVRERAATPNVSAAREKTESQLRDWSTAALKILKPSPGGATEIPTSFLLAEQGDRLMASIDDLVELVAAYGYEYRMAAEKDVEAARTTMLSVAVGTVAIGLMIALAFSYSMSRPISAAVRVAERVAAGNFTDDIAVRRRDELGRLLKSLAVMQASLKTRADDDLALIAAKDQSSAEQSGHRQRLEAEIDAFRSAFSEVMSNTARMTGELTDTAQGLASAARNAGTQSNEAASTAKETSANVQTVASAASQLGQSVQAITSQLADATTIVQRASGMAEAANQTIGRLASAAQQIDEVVGFIRTIAGQTNLLALNATIEAARAGEAGRGFAVVASEVKALATQTAKATEEISSQITEVQSATREAVDNVGAIALIIGDIDGFTGRIAAAVSQQNAAAGEISRNIGQAASGTALVARSIAGTAEATDNANRTADVVLATAHDLSSQATQLRSSVDRFLSNVAA
- a CDS encoding plastocyanin/azurin family copper-binding protein, translated to MRTIALFTCVIAAGFSVGAYAATEVIHQQGRVFSTESVSVKKGDAVTFLNDDTVPHNIMSATKGNEFNLGSQAPGTSTDVTFKEAGDVQVICAIHPRMKMMVKVTD
- a CDS encoding cytochrome c peroxidase, which encodes MPAPGSFRACIVAGTIASAVLGALGFSTIGYGAAVVGESRKVEITQKAPSGIDALKSQYRRPASIPFPKDNPYTPEKAALGKKLYFDTRLSVSSAQSCASCHSPGFGWGDGLAVGVGHGMAKLGRHSPTIVNAAWSAIFMWDGRLPTLEEQALGPIQSPGEMNMKLDDLMARLASIPEYKPMFEESFPGQGLKAKTLAQAIATYERTVVSERAPFDSWIEGNEKAISEAAKRGFAVFNGKAQCAACHEGWNFTNEGFQDIGLPSSDIGRGEYLRDVIKMQHAFKTPGLREIDRRSPFMHDGSLATLEAVIDHYDHGGVDRPSRSDLMRPLELTAQDKADLVAFLKTLTSNLEPTAVPVLPR
- a CDS encoding ABC transporter substrate-binding protein, giving the protein MLKKLTIVAFAAALAAAPLPVLAQSKKDSVVMGMTLEPPGLDPTNAAAAAIAEVTLYNIYETLTKINEDGSVAPLLAESWTASPDLKTYTFKLRKGVKFQNGEAFDSAAVKFSFERNAAANSTNKDKSLFQAFEKIDAPDAETIALTLKYPEPNLPFLLGQASGSIVEPKSAATNVTQPVGTGPYQLGAWVKGSSLTLNKWADYRNASAIKLSKVTIRFIGDPAAQIAALLSGDVDAFPRVTTRGVAQFKSDPRFTVLVGGSKAKTIVAINEKKKPLDDVRVRRAILAAIDRKAMIDGAVEGFGTPIGSFYTPGSLGYVDTTAVNPYDPEKAKKLLAEAGVTAPLELSLKLPPPPYARQGGEILAAQLAKVGINAKIENVEWAQWLSQAFAPNGPHNYDLTIVSHVEPFDLVKLTEPDFYLGYNSDAFNALYKQVVSTPDEAGRAKLLGDAQKMLATDAVAGFLFQPQWPTVINKKLKGVWKEVPQFENDFSAWSWE